The following is a genomic window from Leptolyngbya sp. 'hensonii'.
TGGGATGTTACCCTATGCCTATGAAGTGGCGGCCCAGATGCGGCTCTTGGGGATTCGGGCAGAGGTGGCGGACGGGAACGATCGCCTGGGCAAAATGATCCGTGAGGCCGAGAAGGAGAAGATTCCAGTAATGGCGATCGTGGGGGCAAAGGAAGTGGAATCCCAGTCCCTCAGTATCCGCACCCGTGCTTCTGGGGAGTTGGGGGCGCTTCCGGTACCGGAGGTGCTAGGGAAGTTGCAGCAGGCCCTGGCCGATCGAGAGGATTTTTGAGATATCCACCCTGGCGCTAACCCACTCTGGCCCCTGTGGGCCATTGGCGCAGCGTATGGGATCATGCCCATCTCTCAAGCCAGTTAACGGGTTAGACAAAGGCTGAGCGTTGACCCAGTTGACTAAGGAATGAGAATTAAATAACACCGATAAACTCCTGATTGCCCTCACCCCCCTGCCCCCTCTCCCGCTGGGAGAGGGGGAGGGGTTGGGGGTTGGGGGTGAGGGCTGAAAATTTCGGAGTTATTAAATCCACGATCCTAAGCTGCTCATTGCCCTCGCACTGCCGCCTCAATCTCTGTCAAGATTTTCACTTGCGCCGGGTTGGTTTCCTCCTCCAGCAGGGCGGCAAGGGCATGAGCACAAATGTGGGCTTGGATTTGGCCTTTTTTCTCGGCGTCTATTGGTGCCATCGGGTAAAGGAGTCATCCTCCAAGTGTAGTGATAGCTTTCAATAAAATGGGCTGTCCCTTTAGCTGGATTGTCTGGCTTCAATCACCTGCTGAATTTTCGGATCAACCGTCGATAAAAAGTCATAGCCAGTCAGTTGCTCCAGACGATCGACCGTCGTGTAATATGTCCGCCAGTTCCGATTGCGAATGCCTTCAATGTTCGGCATATCCACCGCCATCACCCTTGTATTGGGCGTAATCCCCCGCAGCCCCGTTCCTGGTTCATCCAGGACCACGACAATTTTCCAGAGTCTGGCCGGAACCACGACTCGATTTTTGCCGATCGTGCTCCGCCGTCCTGCTGTGCCACTCACGATATACAGTTCCTGACCCCGCAGGGCCAGATAACGGCAATATTCCTCCAACTCACGCCAGGGTCCCTGATTATTATCGGGAGTCTGGGGCACAATATTCGTCATCAGAAATGTGGCAGAGTTATCCTCCGGACTGGCCGTGCGATCGCCTGACGGAATCATGTGGCCCCGATCGTACTCCCCATCCCGATAGTCAACCGGGGTCACCTTCTCCCAACCACCCGGCAGATCTGGATCAGGCCGAAAATTGTTGCGTCGATCGGTACTCCCCAGCCAGGAGCGGTTCAGTTGCCAGCTCACCCAATTAGGAATCTTGCGCCGATCGCTGTAGGACAATGCGTACTGGGATCTGACGATCAGATAGTTGTTCCCATTACCCAGATCAGGGGTTGCCCCGCTGGGGTTCCCCAACAGCAGATGCACCGAGGTCGGCGTTTGCACCACCATCCCACATCCCACCAACATTAGGGGCGCGATTAATCGCGCCCCATGGATTAACCACGCCCTATAGGTCAATCTCACTCTATGGATCAATCGTCCCAGATCACGTCCGATCACGTTTCCACGATCCTCGTTGCAAGTCCTGCAATATCATTCGCGATCTGACCCAGGATGTAAACCTCGATCGTCACCCGCCCCACCCGATACACCCGCACATCCTGCAAGAACACCTGTAGCACCCGCAACAACGCCTGATAACGCCGGACCACCTCCTGCCCCTCCTCGTCATGCCAGTCTTGAGGCTGAGCTGCGATCGCAAAAAAAGTTTCCAGGGTTTCCATCGTCACAGGCAAGTCGGGGGCATGCCCCGTTAGCCGCAAGAGGGACTGAAGAGACAGATCAGCCAGCACCTGGTCCTGCCAGTGCAGAACCGTAAATGGATAATCTGTCTCACTCACATACCGCAAACCCTCAGAAGCTTTCTGGAGTTGCCGGATGACCTCAACTGGTTTCATTGAGCCCAGAGGATCAACCGCGTATCGTAAGGACTGGCGAGATACTCATGCTTGGGCAGCACCCGCAGGGAAAGCCCCTGGAGACCGCTGCTCAGATAAGTAATATTCGCGGTGTAGATACAGTGGCCCTGGGAGTCCTGCCCTTGGTAGTCCATCACCACCGAAATCCCATTCGCGATTTCGCCATCCGTATTGACAGTGCCCTGATAAAGCTCGACCTGGACATCATTGGGCGTCAACGTGCTCAAATTCAGGCAGGCTTTAACTGCAATGGTTTGATTCACCTGGATCTCCGCTGGAACAGCGGCTTCTACCGTCGCACTAGCATCCGCCCCAGAAACATCCACATCCTCAATCTTGATGTTGTACCAGTGCTCAAATAGTTTGGTGTGCCAGCGGGCCAACTCCTTCGCCGGAGCATAATTGTCGGCAATCATCGTGTGGTAGCGATCGCTGGCCGGGAAATAGCCTCGCATGGCATAATCCCGCACCATCCGAGCGGTGTTGAACAGAGGGCAGTTTAGACGAATCGCCTGCTTCATCTTGGCCACCCAGCCCCGGGGAATCCCCTCTCCGTCCCGTTGATAAAACAGGGGAACCACTTCCTGTTCCAGTAAATCGTAGAGTGCGTTGGCCTCCACCTCATCCTGGTAATCCGGGTCGCTATAATCCTCTCCATGGCCGATCGCCCAGCCCGTGCGCACATAATCCGCTTCATCCCACCAACCATCCAGCACACTCAGATTGGGTAACCCATTCATGGCTGCCTTCATACCGCTGGTGCCAGAGGCTTCCCGAGGACGCCGGGGAGTGTTCAACCAGACATCGCATCCAGCAACCATCAAACGGGATACGTAGATGTCATAGTCCGGGATGAAAACTACATGGCGACTCATGCCCTCTTCCCGAATGTAGTGGACAATTTGCCGGATCAGTTCTTTGCCGGGACTGTCCTTGGGGTGAGCCTTACCTGCAATCACAAACTGTACGGCTCGATCGCGGTTAAGCATGATCCGTTTAATCCGGTCCAGATCCCGGAGAAACAGGGTGGCTCGCTTGTAGGTGGCAAACCGTCGCGCAAATCCGATCGTCAGCACGGATGGGTCAAGGACATCCTGGGCATTGCCAATCTCCACTGGAGATGCTCCTCGTTCCCGCAGGCTCTTCTGCAAGCGATCGCGGACAAAGACCACCAGTTCCGAGCGACAGCGTTCGTGGTTGCGCCAGAGTTCCTCATTGGGAATGGACTCTACCCGTTCCCAGAGGGGATGATCGGTCGGGGCATCGGACCAGTTTGGTCCCAGATAGCGATCGTAGAGTTCTTGGGTAGACTTGGCGACACAACTGCGGGCATGGACCCCGTTGGTAATTGAGGTAATCGGCACCTCATCTACAGGCACATGGGGCCAGAGATTCTTAAACATTGACTGGGAGACGATCCCATGCAGCCGACTAACCCCATTCACAAAAGTAGCCAATTTGATCGCCAGGATCGCCATACTGAATGGGGAAGCGAGATCTCCCGAATTCTCCCGACCCAAGGCCAAAAACTGTTCTCGGGAGAGGCCAAAAATCTGGGCGTAGTAGCCCAGGGAGTGCATCACCTTGTCAGCGGGGAAGAGGTCGATTCCGGCAGGAACAGGAGTGTGGGTGGTGAAAATCTGGCTGGCTTTGGCGACCTGTCGGGCTTCTACAAAGGTCAGACCCTCGTCCTGAATCATCATGCGAATCCGTTCCAGGGCCAGGAAAGCGGAGTGTCCCTCGTTCATGTGATAAACCGTGGGAGTCAGGCCCAGGGCTTTCAGCATGCGTACGCCGCCAATTCCCAGCATCATTTCCTGGTCAATCCGCATATCAATATCCCCGCCATACAACTCATCGGTGATGTCGTGGTCGTAGGGGTTGTTGGGCTCTATATTCGTATCCAGTAGGTATAGGGGGACGGTCCCGACCTGGATCCGCCAGATGCGGGCATAGACTTTGCGACCGGGGTAATCTACTGCAATCCGCAGTTCAGAGCCATCTGGATTCCGTTCCAGGTGCAATGGCATATTATAAAAGTCATTGATCGGATAGCGCTCTTGCTGCCAGCCATCCGCATTCAGGTACTGGGCAAAATATCCTTCCTGATACAGCAGACCCACTCCCACCAGGGGTAACCCCAGGTCGCTGGCTGATTTCAAATGATCTCCGGCCAGCACCCCCAGGCCCCCAGAGTAAATGGGCAGGGAATCGGTCAGGCCAAACTCAGCCGAAAAATAGGCGTAGCAATTTTGTAGAGGCGGATTGCCTCCATCCTGGCTCCTGGCTTTTGCTTCTCGCTGTCGCCGATACCAGGTTCGCTCTTGAATGTAGTCGTCCAACTGCTGGGCTGCCCGCTCCATGTGGGCAATGAATCCTTCATCTTCTGCTGCTTCGCGCAGTCGATCCTGGCTGATGGTTCCCAGCATCAGGGCTGGATTGTGACGGCTGGATTCCCACAGATCCCGATCCAGACGGCGGAACAGATCTTTAGCATCGAAGTCCCAATCCCAATGGATGTTGTAAGCCAGTTTCCTGAGCGGTTCCAGCCGAGTCGGCAGGGAGGGGGAGACATTGAAGGTACGAATAGGCCGCATAAGTGATGGAGGCTCCAAGTCTGACTATGGTCATTCTCCCTCTGTTTTCTCAAAAGTCTGCTGCTTTTAACACTGTTATCAGTTATGGGTCGGGAGAGAGGTGTACTATTGCTGTTCGTACAGGGTGAGGAGAGACGATCCCTGGAGAGCGGTGTTTAAGGGAGCCGCGATCAATCGTGTCTTTACAGGGTTTCCAGGAGGGTGAGCAGTTCTCGCTCGAAGGCGACCTGGGCCCGGTTGGTTCGACCACCGACGTAGAGTTTGCCCTCTTCCTGGAGAGCCCAGATCTGGGAGTGGGAGGCGTAGCTCATCATGACTCCGAGCATTAGTAGTCCAAAGCCAGCGTAGACGATCGGGATCCCTGGATCGGCTTTAATCTGGAGGCCGGTACTGCCCACGACTTCCAGCACGGCCAGGGTCACACCGTTGACTTCGGTGGACATACCACTGCGCACGGTGGAAACTAGCTTGCCACTGGTGTCATAAATCAGCAACATACCCTGTAAATCCTTAGCTAGAAGGGACAAACCACTACTCAAATCGGGTTTGGTGGGAATCCAGGTCCCCCAGAGGCGGCCCTTACCTTCTGTCTCCAGGGGAGCCATGGGCAGGTTGAAGACAGGACTATTGTTCACCTTGGCTCGAATCGCCGCGATCGCCCAATCAGCCTGATAGAGGGTCACACCCCGGTAGCGCAGGGGTTCGTTCACATGAATCGTCTTGTGCTTCACTTCCCGGCCCTGGCGATCCAGAACTGAGAGATCGGAGTAGAATTGGTCGATCGTGCCGCTGGGGGTGTAGTCGATCCAGAAGCGGTTGACGCGCACGGACCAATCTTTGGGAATCTGAGCAGCAGCCAGGGGACCGGCATCCAGTACGTTCTTGATCTGGAAGGTGTCGCCACTGGGAACCATTTCCTGGGCAGAGAAACCGGTCATGGCTCCCCAAATGGATCCCAGCAAAATAATCAACATACTGATGTGAACGACGATCGGGCCAATTCGTCCCATCAGCCCCTTGCGGGCATAGAGTTTGTCTTCTGCTTGAAAGATGCGGTATCGTCGTTGCTGCAGCAAGGGTACCAGTGACTCCCAGGTTTTCGCTTCCAGTTCTGTACTCAGGGCCAGTTTCTCAAACTGGCGAGGCTGATCATAGAACTTCCACTGGCGGGCTGCTTTCAGC
Proteins encoded in this region:
- a CDS encoding DNA/RNA non-specific endonuclease, which translates into the protein MVVQTPTSVHLLLGNPSGATPDLGNGNNYLIVRSQYALSYSDRRKIPNWVSWQLNRSWLGSTDRRNNFRPDPDLPGGWEKVTPVDYRDGEYDRGHMIPSGDRTASPEDNSATFLMTNIVPQTPDNNQGPWRELEEYCRYLALRGQELYIVSGTAGRRSTIGKNRVVVPARLWKIVVVLDEPGTGLRGITPNTRVMAVDMPNIEGIRNRNWRTYYTTVDRLEQLTGYDFLSTVDPKIQQVIEARQSS
- a CDS encoding cytochrome c biogenesis protein, encoding MTSASPDVSNSNPGLVTFLQRELLPLLADLRLAIVLLLTIALFSIAGTVIEQGQSSEFYQANYPEHPALFGFLTWKVLLTLGLDHVYRTWWFLAILILFGSSLTACSFTRQIPALKAARQWKFYDQPRQFEKLALSTELEAKTWESLVPLLQQRRYRIFQAEDKLYARKGLMGRIGPIVVHISMLIILLGSIWGAMTGFSAQEMVPSGDTFQIKNVLDAGPLAAAQIPKDWSVRVNRFWIDYTPSGTIDQFYSDLSVLDRQGREVKHKTIHVNEPLRYRGVTLYQADWAIAAIRAKVNNSPVFNLPMAPLETEGKGRLWGTWIPTKPDLSSGLSLLAKDLQGMLLIYDTSGKLVSTVRSGMSTEVNGVTLAVLEVVGSTGLQIKADPGIPIVYAGFGLLMLGVMMSYASHSQIWALQEEGKLYVGGRTNRAQVAFERELLTLLETL
- a CDS encoding nuclease A inhibitor family protein → MKPVEVIRQLQKASEGLRYVSETDYPFTVLHWQDQVLADLSLQSLLRLTGHAPDLPVTMETLETFFAIAAQPQDWHDEEGQEVVRRYQALLRVLQVFLQDVRVYRVGRVTIEVYILGQIANDIAGLATRIVET
- the glgP gene encoding alpha-glucan family phosphorylase, with product MRPIRTFNVSPSLPTRLEPLRKLAYNIHWDWDFDAKDLFRRLDRDLWESSRHNPALMLGTISQDRLREAAEDEGFIAHMERAAQQLDDYIQERTWYRRQREAKARSQDGGNPPLQNCYAYFSAEFGLTDSLPIYSGGLGVLAGDHLKSASDLGLPLVGVGLLYQEGYFAQYLNADGWQQERYPINDFYNMPLHLERNPDGSELRIAVDYPGRKVYARIWRIQVGTVPLYLLDTNIEPNNPYDHDITDELYGGDIDMRIDQEMMLGIGGVRMLKALGLTPTVYHMNEGHSAFLALERIRMMIQDEGLTFVEARQVAKASQIFTTHTPVPAGIDLFPADKVMHSLGYYAQIFGLSREQFLALGRENSGDLASPFSMAILAIKLATFVNGVSRLHGIVSQSMFKNLWPHVPVDEVPITSITNGVHARSCVAKSTQELYDRYLGPNWSDAPTDHPLWERVESIPNEELWRNHERCRSELVVFVRDRLQKSLRERGASPVEIGNAQDVLDPSVLTIGFARRFATYKRATLFLRDLDRIKRIMLNRDRAVQFVIAGKAHPKDSPGKELIRQIVHYIREEGMSRHVVFIPDYDIYVSRLMVAGCDVWLNTPRRPREASGTSGMKAAMNGLPNLSVLDGWWDEADYVRTGWAIGHGEDYSDPDYQDEVEANALYDLLEQEVVPLFYQRDGEGIPRGWVAKMKQAIRLNCPLFNTARMVRDYAMRGYFPASDRYHTMIADNYAPAKELARWHTKLFEHWYNIKIEDVDVSGADASATVEAAVPAEIQVNQTIAVKACLNLSTLTPNDVQVELYQGTVNTDGEIANGISVVMDYQGQDSQGHCIYTANITYLSSGLQGLSLRVLPKHEYLASPYDTRLILWAQ